In a genomic window of Macaca nemestrina isolate mMacNem1 chromosome 18, mMacNem.hap1, whole genome shotgun sequence:
- the LOC105467756 gene encoding stannin isoform X2, translating to MSIMDHSPTTGVVTVIVILIAIAALGALILGCWCYLRLQRISQSEDEESIVGDGETKEPFLLVQYSAKGPCVERKAKLMTPNGPEVHG from the coding sequence ATGTCTATTATGGACCACAGCCCCACCACGGGCGTGGTCACAGTCATCGTCATCCTCATTGCCATCGCGGCCCTGGGGGCCTTGATCCTGGGCTGCTGGTGCTACCTGCGGCTGCAGCGCATCAGCCAGTCAGAGGACGAGGAGAGCATCGTGGGGGATGGGGAGACCAAGGAACCCTTCCTGCTGGTGCAGTATTCGGCCAAGGGACCGTGCGTGGAGAGAAAGGCCAAGCTGATGACTCCCAACGGCCCGGAAGTCCACGGCTGA